In Deinococcus sp. Leaf326, a single genomic region encodes these proteins:
- a CDS encoding ABC transporter permease: MSLSRTPGAAPASPLKLAARRLLGSQATLTAGTLLVVMAIFAALFPGKFATLYNLQTLLVDYSGIVLLGVGLTFIMTSARFDLSVGAVLVFSCVLGTQAMTLAGGSNGGWGAVLLGLVVCLGTGLLAGLLNGFLIVKARVPSIIVTLGTLSIAQGAAYVLTGGVDLYAVPKVMLDTLGQGRILGLPVPILVAAAAVLIGAFVLSQTRFGQYTCAIGSNAEAARRAGINVDRVAISLYLISGAGAGLAGFMSLARYGSTTLAAHQNDNLTALLGVVLGGTSLFGGTGTVIGTAIGVFIPGVLSNGLVMMQVLPYWQYIIVGIVLIAVVYIDLVKRRGRTEGG; the protein is encoded by the coding sequence ATGAGCCTTTCGCGCACGCCCGGCGCCGCGCCGGCCTCGCCCCTGAAACTCGCTGCCCGCCGCCTCCTGGGATCGCAGGCGACCCTGACGGCCGGCACCCTCCTGGTAGTCATGGCTATCTTCGCCGCGCTGTTTCCGGGCAAGTTCGCCACCCTCTACAACCTCCAGACGCTGCTCGTCGACTACTCGGGCATCGTGCTGCTGGGCGTGGGGCTGACCTTCATCATGACCAGCGCCCGCTTCGACCTCTCGGTCGGCGCCGTCCTCGTGTTCTCCTGCGTGCTGGGCACCCAGGCCATGACGCTGGCCGGCGGCAGCAACGGCGGCTGGGGCGCGGTGCTGCTGGGTCTGGTGGTGTGCCTGGGCACCGGCCTGCTCGCCGGGCTGCTCAACGGCTTTCTGATCGTCAAGGCGCGCGTACCCAGCATCATCGTGACGCTTGGGACCCTGAGCATCGCCCAGGGCGCCGCCTACGTCCTCACCGGGGGCGTGGACCTGTACGCCGTACCCAAGGTCATGCTCGACACGCTGGGCCAGGGCCGCATCCTGGGCCTGCCCGTGCCTATCCTGGTGGCCGCCGCCGCCGTACTCATCGGGGCTTTCGTGCTCTCGCAGACCCGCTTCGGGCAGTACACCTGCGCCATCGGCAGCAACGCCGAGGCCGCGCGCCGCGCCGGCATCAACGTGGACCGCGTCGCCATCAGCCTGTACCTCATCTCGGGGGCTGGGGCCGGACTGGCAGGCTTCATGAGCTTGGCCCGCTACGGCTCGACCACCCTGGCCGCCCACCAGAACGACAACCTCACCGCGCTGCTGGGCGTGGTCCTGGGGGGCACCAGCCTCTTCGGCGGCACCGGCACCGTGATCGGCACGGCCATCGGCGTCTTCATCCCGGGCGTCCTCTCCAACGGCCTCGTGATGATGCAGGTCCTTCCCTACTGGCAGTACATCATCGTCGGCATCGTGCTCATCGCCGTCGTCTACATCGACCTCGTCAAGCGCCGGGGGCGGACCGAGGGCGGCTGA
- a CDS encoding ATP/GTP-binding protein — MTILSALPLKLVVSGPVGAGKTTFVQTLSQTPVVATEAEASEDIGKANTTVAFDFGTLTLGGQELHLYGTPGQDRFSFMWEVLCEGALGLVLLVAGDRPQDFLPARNIFEFITSRIAVPFVIGVTRQDQPRVWAPADVALYFGLPEDRVLGLNATSEEDARRVLAHLLELTLNAAPTVSSAPNPGPSPLF; from the coding sequence ATGACCATCCTCAGCGCCCTTCCCCTGAAACTGGTCGTTTCCGGCCCGGTCGGGGCCGGCAAGACCACCTTCGTCCAGACCCTCTCGCAGACGCCCGTCGTCGCCACCGAAGCCGAGGCCAGCGAGGACATCGGCAAGGCCAACACCACCGTCGCCTTCGACTTCGGCACCCTCACTCTGGGTGGCCAGGAACTGCACCTCTACGGCACCCCCGGCCAGGACCGCTTCAGCTTCATGTGGGAGGTGCTGTGCGAGGGCGCGCTGGGCCTCGTCCTCCTCGTCGCTGGAGACCGCCCGCAGGACTTCTTGCCTGCCCGCAACATCTTCGAGTTCATCACCAGCCGCATCGCCGTGCCCTTCGTGATCGGCGTGACCCGCCAGGACCAGCCCCGTGTCTGGGCCCCGGCCGACGTGGCGCTGTATTTCGGCCTGCCCGAAGACCGCGTGCTGGGCCTGAACGCCACCTCTGAGGAAGACGCCCGCCGGGTGCTCGCGCACCTGCTGGAACTCACCCTGAACGCGGCCCCCACCGTTTCGTCTGCCCCGAATCCCGGCCCCTCGCCTCTTTTCTGA
- a CDS encoding ATP-binding cassette domain-containing protein, protein MTYSPPTGSAPLLETRGITKRYGHVEALRGADFTVYPGEVVALLGDNGAGKSTLVKAITGTIRPDEGQVLIEGRPVEMRSPLDARSLGIETVFQDLALIPDLDPAGNLFLGREILRPGLLGRLGVIDRKAMRERTVEAFTRLGVNIQDAQAKVIGMSGGQRQGVAVARAMVWASKMVLMDEPTAALGVVQARHVNDLILRVRDQGVAVVLVSHNMQHVFEVADRIEVLRLGRRVAQFHKNDTTIEDVVAAMTGLSVPGAA, encoded by the coding sequence ATGACCTACTCGCCGCCCACCGGTTCCGCCCCCCTCCTCGAAACGAGGGGAATTACCAAGCGTTATGGCCATGTCGAGGCCCTGCGCGGCGCCGACTTCACCGTCTATCCCGGCGAAGTCGTGGCGCTGCTGGGCGACAACGGCGCCGGCAAGAGCACGCTGGTCAAGGCCATCACCGGTACCATCCGGCCCGACGAGGGTCAGGTGCTGATCGAGGGCCGCCCAGTCGAGATGCGCTCGCCGCTCGACGCCCGCAGCCTGGGCATCGAGACCGTCTTTCAGGACCTCGCCCTGATTCCGGACCTGGACCCGGCAGGCAACCTGTTCCTGGGCCGCGAGATTCTGCGTCCTGGCCTGCTAGGCCGCTTGGGGGTCATTGACCGCAAGGCCATGCGTGAGCGCACGGTCGAGGCCTTCACCCGCCTGGGCGTGAACATCCAGGACGCGCAGGCCAAGGTCATCGGCATGTCCGGTGGACAGCGCCAGGGCGTCGCGGTGGCGCGCGCGATGGTGTGGGCCAGCAAGATGGTCCTGATGGACGAACCCACCGCCGCCCTGGGCGTGGTGCAGGCGCGCCACGTCAACGATCTGATCCTGCGGGTCCGCGATCAGGGCGTGGCGGTCGTGCTGGTGAGCCACAACATGCAGCACGTCTTCGAGGTCGCCGACCGCATCGAAGTGCTGCGCCTGGGCCGCCGCGTCGCGCAGTTCCACAAGAACGACACCACCATCGAAGACGTCGTGGCCGCCATGACCGGCCTGAGCGTTCCGGGAGCCGCATGA
- a CDS encoding LacI family DNA-binding transcriptional regulator codes for MSSRPTMHDVARLAGVSIKTVSRVVNQEPRVDPDTRSRVQVAIEELGFRRNEQARSLRPGQSTALIGLVTGDLSNPFYSSIARGIEEVAHEYGHLLLTASSEEQPGRERQVIEAFLQHNVAGLVVVPTPEAHLQLTPGALRGIPVVAVDRPIGTSGHFDSVVLNNRAGAHAAVTHLLRDGHTRVAMIDGDPAVYTGRERTAGYLEALAEAGIVSDPALILQGYHGDRQAEAAMHVLLDMATRPTAVFVTNNRIALGALKALHARRRSLALASFDDFELAGILPTPMTLVSYDAVEMGRQAARRLFGRIERRGGPPADIIIPVKLHLPEEAN; via the coding sequence ATGAGTTCCCGGCCCACCATGCACGACGTCGCCCGGCTCGCAGGGGTGAGCATCAAGACGGTGTCACGGGTGGTCAATCAGGAGCCGCGGGTGGACCCCGACACCCGCTCGCGCGTCCAGGTCGCCATCGAAGAACTGGGCTTCCGGCGCAACGAACAGGCGCGCAGCCTGCGACCAGGGCAGTCGACCGCCCTGATCGGGCTGGTGACGGGCGACCTGAGCAACCCGTTCTATTCCTCCATCGCACGCGGGATCGAGGAGGTCGCCCATGAATACGGCCACCTGCTGCTGACCGCGAGCAGCGAAGAGCAGCCCGGGCGCGAGCGGCAGGTCATTGAGGCGTTCTTGCAGCACAACGTCGCCGGGCTGGTGGTCGTGCCGACGCCCGAGGCGCACCTGCAGCTCACGCCGGGGGCGCTGCGCGGCATTCCGGTCGTGGCTGTCGACCGGCCCATCGGCACGTCGGGGCACTTCGACTCGGTCGTCCTGAACAACCGCGCGGGTGCACATGCGGCCGTGACCCACCTCCTGCGCGACGGTCATACCCGCGTGGCCATGATCGACGGCGACCCCGCGGTCTATACGGGCCGCGAGCGCACGGCCGGCTACCTGGAGGCCCTCGCCGAAGCCGGGATCGTGTCGGACCCCGCCCTGATTCTCCAGGGGTACCACGGCGACCGGCAGGCCGAGGCCGCCATGCACGTTCTGCTCGACATGGCGACTCGCCCCACGGCCGTCTTCGTGACCAACAACCGCATCGCGCTGGGGGCACTCAAGGCCCTGCACGCCCGGCGCCGCAGCCTCGCCCTGGCGAGCTTCGACGATTTCGAGCTGGCCGGTATCCTGCCCACCCCCATGACCCTGGTGTCCTACGACGCGGTCGAGATGGGCCGTCAGGCGGCCCGGCGGCTGTTCGGGCGCATCGAGCGCCGCGGCGGCCCGCCCGCCGACATCATCATCCCCGTCAAGTTGCACCTGCCCGAGGAGGCGAACTGA
- a CDS encoding roadblock/LC7 domain-containing protein, giving the protein MTATLSKQDRLNTTLSTLRAALPELRGALIATVDGLPIAQTMGAGTDANRVAAMAATALGLGKRINDTLGSGTLTDMSVGGSDGQVYIYAAGTKGVLAVVAPTGVNLGLLHMEARDAAQEVAGIL; this is encoded by the coding sequence ATGACCGCAACGCTGAGCAAGCAAGACCGCCTGAACACCACCCTGAGCACCCTGCGCGCCGCCCTGCCGGAGCTGCGCGGCGCGCTGATTGCCACGGTGGACGGCCTGCCCATCGCCCAGACGATGGGCGCGGGCACCGACGCCAACCGCGTGGCCGCGATGGCCGCGACCGCCCTGGGCCTGGGCAAGCGCATCAACGACACGCTGGGCTCGGGCACCCTGACCGACATGAGCGTGGGCGGCAGCGACGGCCAGGTGTACATCTACGCGGCGGGCACCAAGGGCGTGCTGGCCGTGGTGGCCCCGACCGGCGTGAACCTCGGGCTGCTGCACATGGAAGCCCGCGACGCCGCCCAGGAAGTCGCCGGCATCCTGTAA
- a CDS encoding Gfo/Idh/MocA family protein: MTSASQPLRVALVGTSARSDYLYGPLLRGLAQDTQLVAVWGRSPDSAARLGQSLGVPHFTDLAELIRHTAPDLAVVSVAGAANGEVGLMAVEHGLHVLLETPIAPTLAEADAIIAAARSRGVKIEVAEQFHRRPMEQIKLRLLESGLFGRVHSSFNDFAGHGYHGVSVMRSYLGFGARPLRVSGSVHEYPLAAHWSPLADTRGPRQETQEHGLVEFDGGQVGLFHWTSVGYDSALRWWRSGRFLAERGMGLSVGVGLDVQERLSLLTPDGEAPQFITLERRLERNDGGALREIVAHTGDPQLPAVTWANPFRPARQGHGPQWHDDEIGVAGCILSLVEAIRMGGEPSYGPWQARLDQEIVLAMQESARRGGEPVTLDAPAGPA; this comes from the coding sequence ATGACTTCCGCTTCCCAGCCCCTACGGGTTGCCCTCGTCGGCACCTCGGCCCGCTCGGACTACCTGTACGGCCCCCTCCTGCGCGGGCTGGCGCAGGACACGCAGCTCGTGGCGGTGTGGGGACGCAGCCCCGACAGCGCCGCGCGCCTGGGCCAGAGCCTGGGTGTCCCGCACTTCACCGATCTCGCCGAACTGATCCGGCACACTGCCCCCGACCTCGCCGTAGTGTCGGTCGCGGGCGCGGCGAACGGCGAGGTCGGCCTGATGGCGGTGGAACATGGCCTGCACGTTCTGCTTGAGACTCCCATCGCCCCGACGCTGGCGGAGGCCGACGCGATCATCGCCGCCGCGCGGAGCCGGGGGGTCAAGATCGAGGTGGCCGAGCAGTTCCACCGCCGCCCGATGGAGCAGATCAAGCTGCGGCTGCTGGAGAGCGGGCTGTTCGGGCGGGTTCACAGCTCCTTCAACGATTTTGCCGGGCACGGCTATCACGGCGTGAGCGTGATGCGCAGCTATCTGGGCTTCGGCGCGCGCCCCCTGCGGGTCAGCGGCTCGGTGCACGAGTACCCCCTGGCGGCGCACTGGTCGCCGCTGGCAGACACCCGTGGCCCCCGGCAGGAGACGCAGGAGCACGGGCTGGTCGAGTTCGACGGTGGGCAGGTGGGCCTTTTCCACTGGACGAGCGTGGGTTATGACTCGGCACTGCGCTGGTGGCGCTCGGGGCGGTTCCTGGCCGAGCGCGGCATGGGCCTGAGCGTCGGCGTAGGTCTGGACGTGCAGGAGCGCCTGAGCCTCCTGACCCCCGACGGTGAGGCCCCGCAGTTCATCACACTCGAACGCCGCCTGGAGCGCAACGACGGCGGCGCGCTGCGCGAGATCGTGGCCCACACGGGCGACCCGCAGCTGCCGGCCGTCACCTGGGCCAATCCCTTCCGGCCCGCGCGCCAGGGGCACGGCCCGCAGTGGCACGACGACGAGATCGGGGTGGCCGGCTGCATCTTGAGTCTCGTAGAGGCGATCCGCATGGGTGGGGAACCCAGCTACGGCCCCTGGCAGGCCCGGCTCGACCAGGAGATCGTGCTGGCGATGCAGGAATCCGCCCGGCGCGGCGGTGAGCCGGTGACCCTCGACGCTCCGGCCGGCCCGGCCTGA